In the Actinomycetes bacterium genome, one interval contains:
- a CDS encoding Gfo/Idh/MocA family oxidoreductase, with protein MTTTDPTPGASRTAADAPAAVGLIGAGAIGAFHGETLARRVPGARLATIADPAPGAADRLAGSLGAPQATTDAAELLADAAVQAVVIAAPARFHADLVVAAAGAGKAVFCEKPMALTLEDADRAIAAAHAAGVALQVGFNRRFDPSFRAAHDLVAAGRLGIPQLLRSLTRDPGIPDPGRVPPSTIFLETLIHDFDALRYLNPGAEAVEVYAVADALAYPDFKAQGLQDTAVVLVRFDNGAIATAEANFNAVYGYDIRGEVFGSAGMATAGDLRRTTMTYYGPEGVASDTWRRNVDLFRDAYTAELAHFVDCVRTGVAPQPGGRDARAALAIALAAIRSVDTGRPERLDEVQQP; from the coding sequence TTGACCACCACCGATCCCACACCGGGCGCAAGCAGGACGGCCGCTGACGCCCCCGCCGCCGTTGGCCTCATCGGGGCCGGGGCGATCGGGGCCTTCCATGGCGAGACCCTGGCCCGGCGGGTGCCGGGGGCACGGCTGGCCACGATCGCCGACCCGGCCCCCGGGGCGGCCGACCGGCTCGCCGGCTCGCTCGGCGCGCCGCAGGCCACCACCGACGCGGCTGAGCTGCTGGCCGACGCGGCCGTTCAGGCGGTGGTCATCGCCGCCCCTGCCCGCTTCCACGCTGACCTGGTGGTGGCGGCCGCCGGGGCCGGCAAGGCGGTGTTCTGCGAGAAGCCCATGGCCCTCACCCTCGAGGACGCCGACCGGGCCATCGCCGCCGCCCACGCGGCCGGGGTGGCCCTGCAGGTCGGCTTCAACCGCCGCTTCGACCCCAGCTTCCGGGCCGCTCACGACCTGGTCGCCGCCGGCCGCCTCGGCATCCCGCAGCTGCTGCGCTCGCTCACCCGCGACCCCGGCATCCCCGACCCGGGCCGGGTGCCACCCTCGACCATCTTCCTGGAGACCCTGATCCACGACTTCGACGCCCTGCGCTACCTCAACCCGGGCGCCGAGGCGGTCGAGGTCTACGCTGTCGCCGACGCCCTGGCCTACCCGGACTTCAAGGCCCAGGGCCTGCAGGACACCGCCGTGGTCTTGGTCCGCTTCGACAACGGCGCCATCGCCACCGCCGAGGCCAACTTCAACGCCGTCTACGGCTACGACATCCGCGGTGAGGTGTTCGGGTCGGCCGGCATGGCCACCGCCGGTGACCTGCGCCGCACCACCATGACCTACTACGGCCCCGAGGGCGTGGCCAGCGACACCTGGAGGCGCAACGTGGACTTGTTCCGTGACGCCTACACCGCCGAGCTGGCCCACTTTGTGGACTGCGTCCGCACCGGTGTCGCCCCCCAGCCGGGCGGCCGGGATGCCCGCGCCGCCCTAGCCATCGCCCTGGCCGCCATCCGCTCGGTCGACACCGGGAGGCCAGAGCGACTCGACGAGGTCCAGCAACCGTAA